From Hoeflea sp. 108:
AATGTCAACGACTCGGTCACCAAGTCGAAGTTCGACAACAAATACGGCTGCAAGGAATCGCTGGTCGACGGCATCCGCCGCGGCACCGATGTCATGATGGCCGGCAAGGTCGCGGTCGTCTGCGGTTACGGCGACGTCGGCAAGGGCTCGGCAGCCTCGCTCCAGGGTGCGGGCGCCCGCGTCAAGGTCACGGAAGTCGACCCGATCTGCGCGCTCCAGGCTGCGATGGACGGCTATGAAGTCGTCACCCTCGAGGACGCTGCCCCGACCGCCGACATCGTCATCACCACGACCGGCAACAAGGACGTCATCACCCTCGACCATATGCGGGCGATGAAGGACATGGTTATCGTCGGCAACATCGGCCACTTCGACAACGAGATCCAGGTCGCGGCGCTCCGCAATCTCAAGTGGACCAACGTCAAGCCGCAGGTCGACATGATTTCCTTCCCCGATGGCAAGCGCATGCTGCTTCTGTCGGAAGGCCGTCTGCTCAATCTCGGCAACGCGACGGGCCATCCGAGCTTCGTCATGTCGGCATCGTTTACCAACCAGACGCTGGCCCAGATCGAACTCTGGACCAAGCCCGGCCAGTACAAGAACGAGGTCTATGTCCTGCCCAAGCATCTCGACGAGAAGGTCGCGCGGCTTCATCTCGACAAGCTCGGCGCCAAGCTGACCACCCTGTCTGATGAGCAGGCTACCTATATCGGCGTGACGCCGAAGGGCCCGTTCAAGCCGGAACACTACCGCTATTAACCATAGCGAAAGTACCTACAAGATATTGAAGCCGGGCGATTGACTTTCGCCCGGCTTCTCTTTTTGGAGGCGCGCCTTCTTCACGACGATTCGCCTAGGGGTTATTGTGACGTGATTCGTCACGCGCTCGTTCTTGGCGGGGAAAGCCGGGCGCTTCAGGGCGGTCTTGCATTCGGGCGGCACAAAGGAAAACAACACATGCCGGGGGAATACCCGCTTTCAGCGGGACGAGCCGTTTCCGGCGGCCATGAAGATTCGCGGAAGGCCCTTGCGGGCGGCAGGTGGCAGGCGGTGCGCCGGCTGGGCCGCCGTGCAGCCGGCCTTGCCCTCGGCACATCAGCTCTTTGCACGCCTCTCGGTTTTGCGCATGCCCAGCAGGCGTCCGTCGCCGGCCTTTCCGTCAGCACGGTCGACGTCATCCAGCTCGCCGTCTTCGTCGGCGTCATCGGCGCCGCCATGATCTCCGCCGTCGCACTGATCCGCGAGCGGGCCCGTCTCGCCGCCGAGAACGGCGACCTGCGCGGCCGCGTCGCCGACCTCAACGCGTCGGTCCAGCGCACCGAGGCCTTGCTCAATCTGCGTGACCAGCGCGTCATCGTCTGGGCCAACGACAACAAGAAGCCCGAGCTGATCGGCTCGCTGCCGGTCGAAACCGGCGTGCCGGACGATCGCGCCGCCTTCCTCGCCTTCGGCCGCTGGCTCATGCCGCGCTCTGCGGCAGCGCTCGAAAATGCAATCGCCGGCCTGCGCGACAAGGGAACCGCCTTCGAACTGGTGGCGGAGACCCATGCGGGTGCCGCGCTCGAGGTCCAGGGCCGCAAGAGCGGCACCCAGATCATCGTGCGCTTCATTTCCATTTCCGAGGCACAGCGCCTCCAGGCGCGGCTGAAGCTCGAGAACCAGCGCATCGGCGCGGAATACGAGACGCTCGTCGGCCTGATCG
This genomic window contains:
- the ahcY gene encoding adenosylhomocysteinase; its protein translation is MTGSKDYLVADISLAGWGRKEIEIAETEMPGLMACREEFGEAQPLKGARISGSLHMTIQTAVLIETLKALGADIRWASCNIFSTQDHAAAAIADAGIPVFAVKGETLEEYWQYTDQIFQWTDGGPTNMILDDGGDATMYILIGARAEAGEDVLSNPGSEEEEILFAQIKKRMAETPGFFAKHKAAIRGVTEETTTGVNRLYQLQKKGLLPFPAINVNDSVTKSKFDNKYGCKESLVDGIRRGTDVMMAGKVAVVCGYGDVGKGSAASLQGAGARVKVTEVDPICALQAAMDGYEVVTLEDAAPTADIVITTTGNKDVITLDHMRAMKDMVIVGNIGHFDNEIQVAALRNLKWTNVKPQVDMISFPDGKRMLLLSEGRLLNLGNATGHPSFVMSASFTNQTLAQIELWTKPGQYKNEVYVLPKHLDEKVARLHLDKLGAKLTTLSDEQATYIGVTPKGPFKPEHYRY